Proteins encoded in a region of the Euleptes europaea isolate rEulEur1 chromosome 3, rEulEur1.hap1, whole genome shotgun sequence genome:
- the LOC130474837 gene encoding solute carrier family 23 member 1-like, producing the protein MPPSDKDPNGLDNPNFIIDDGGHYCNFADAGVTVPGCEVKQNRPSSNLAYSVTDTPPWYLCIFLGIQHYLTALGGLVAIPLILSRGLCLEHDILTQSHLISTIFFVSGICTLLQVIFGVRLPILQGGTFAFLTPSLAMLSLPDWKCPAWTKNATQVDATSPEFIEVWQKRMRELQGAIMVASCFQIFVGFSGLIGFLMRFIGPLTIAPTISLVALPLFESAGDEAGAHWGIAAITIFCIVLFSQYLKNVPVPVPIYKRSRKCHFSKAYLFQIFPVLLGLSITWLVCFALTVSNVFPSDPKVYGYAARTDSKGDVLSKAPWFRFPYPGQWGVPTISVAGVFGIIAGVISSMVESVGDYYACARLSGAPPPPKHAINRGIGVEGIGCLLAGAWGTGNGTTSYSENVGALGITRVGSRIVIVAGGCVLLLTGMFGKVGAVFASIPTPIIGGMFIVMFGVITAVGVSNLQYADMNSSRNLFIFGFSIYAGLTIPYWIKNNTDALKTGILPLDQVIQVLLTTGMFVGGFLGFFLDNTIPGSQEERGLLAWKESYKEESSNTLCTSDVYDLPFGIGSKFCAANCFRYLPTCPKSPPGQSANAHNSLVQENCNKINSEKDTEMNVDTRI; encoded by the exons ATGCCGCCATCAGATAAAGACCCCAATGGGCTTGACAACCCAAATTTCATT ATTGATGATGGAGGGCATTACTGTAACTTCGCTGATGCTGGTGTCACAGTTCCAGGCTGTGAAGTAAAGCAGAATCGTCCTAGCAGCAACCTTGCTTACTCGGTCACAGATACCCCGCCTTGGTACCTCTGTATCTTTTTGGGGATTCAG CACTACTTGACAGCACTGGGAGGCCTTGTTGCCATTCCTCTCATCCTCTCCAGAGGGCTTTGCCTGGAGCACGATATCCTGACCCAGAGTCACCTGATCAGCACCATCTTCTTTGTCTCGGGGATCTGTACTCTCCTTCAAGTCATCTTTGGAGTCAG GCTTCCTATTCTACAAGGAGGGACTTTTGCTTTCTTAACCCCTTCGCTGGCTATGCTCTCTCTCCCTGACTGGAAATGCCCTGCATGGACCAAAAATGCCACTCAGGTGGATGCCACTTCCCCAGAATTCATTGAGGTCTGGCAGAAACGGATGCGAGAG TTGCAGGGAGCAATCATGGTCGCTTCCTGCTTCCAAATCTTTGTCGGCTTTTCTGGCCTCATTGGATTCCTGATGCGGTTCATTGGCCCTCTGACAATCGCCCCGACCATCTCCTTGGTGGCCCTGCCTCTCTTTGAATCAGCAGGGGATGAGGCAGGGGCACATTGGGGCATAGCAGCCAT aACCATTTTCTGCATAGTACTGTTCTCTCAGTACTTGAAAAACGTGCCTGTTCCAGTGCCAATTTACAAGAGAAGCAGGAAATGCCACTTCTCCAAGGCATACCTCTTCCAGATCTTCCCT GTGCTTCTTGGCCTCTCTATTACTTGGCTGGTGTGTTTTGCTCTCACAGTCTCCAACGTTTTCCCTTCGGACCCTAAAGTTTATGGCTATGCAGCTCGGACAGACAGCAAGGGAGACGTTCTGTCCAAGGCACCCTGGTTTCGATTTCCTTACCCAG GTCAATGGGGAGTTCCCACTATTAGTGTGGCTGGGGTATTTGGCATCATTGCTGGAGTGATCTCTTCCATGGTAGAGTCAGTAGGAGATTACTATGCCTGTGCACGTTTGTCCGGTGCACCGCCCCCTCCGAAGCATGCTATCAACCGTGGAATTGGAGTTGAAGGGATTGGCTGTCTTCTGGCAGGGGCTTGGGGAACAGGGAATGGCACAACTTCTTACAGTGAAAATGTCGGTGCTTTGGGGATCACTCGG GTTGGGAGTAGAATTGTGATTGTGGCTGGTGGCTGTGTCCTGCTTTTGACTGGCATGTTTGGCAAAGTCGGAGCTGTGTTTGCCAGCATTCCAACTCCTATCATTGGAGGGATGTTCATTGTGATGTTTGGAGTCATCACTGCTGTGGGGGTTTCCAATCTTCAG TATGCAGACATGAACTCTTCAAGAAACCTGTTCATCTTTGGATTTTCTATATATGCGGGTCTGACGATTCCCTACTGGATAAAGAATAACACAGACGCACTGAAAACAG GAATTCTGCCGCTGGACCAAGTGATCCAGGTTCTACTTACTACAGGAATGTTTGTTGGGGGGTTCCTCGGCTTTTTCCTTGATAACACTATTCCAG GGAGCCAGGAAGAGCGGGGACTCTTGGCTTGGAAAGAGAGTTATAAGGAGGAGTCCAGCAATACCCTGTGTACCTCAGATGTCTATGATCTTCCCTTTGGAATAGGTTCCAAGTTCTGTGCTGCTAACTGTTTTCGGTACCTCCCGACATGCCCCAAATCACCCCCAGGACAAAGTGCAAATGCACACAACAGTCTTGTACAAGAGAACTGCAACAAAATTAATTCAGAAAAGGACACAGAAATGAATGTCGACACAAGGATATAA